In Gammaproteobacteria bacterium, the DNA window TCGCCCTCGTAATCGTAGCGGTTGCCACCCTCCTCCGGTTCGCCCTCCAACGAGCTGTAGTTGCCGCGGCCCCACAGGGACAGCGTGTTGCCGCCGCCCCGATCGCTGGTGGCAGAGAAACCGGAACCGCCCAACAGCTGCAACAGTGCGCGGCTCTCCGTGGCCGGCGAGATGGAGTCCAGCCCTTCCAGTTGCGCCGCCGTCAACTCCGCCAGCGCGTCCAGATCCAGCAACATGACAGTGGCGCCGGAATCGCCCGTCGCCGTCTCGCCCTGCCCTGCGGAGAGCGTATTGTCCCGCACCGGATCGAAGCGGTGCGCGATCACCGGCGCCAACTGCGCCGCCAGCGCCTGGTTCAGCGCCGCTGTCGCCTGCTTTATGCGCTCCGCACGCGCGGCAGGGTTGGCGGCGGCAAGCGGGCGCGAGATGTCGTCGTCGGTGATGGTGTAAGTGCGCGCGGCAGAATCTACGGAGCCCGTCACGCCGCTGCCAGTGTGACCAGTGAGGGTGACGACGAGGGTTTCGGCGGGAGATTCGAAGGCGGCGTCGTCCGTAATCGTGATGGGAATGGTTCCCGAGGCGGCAGTGTGGGCGACGACGATAGTGCCGGCAGCAGTGGCGGTATCGAAGGTGACGGCGCTGCCGCTGGCATCTACCGCGTAGTCGGCGGCCGCGGCGGTACCGGCAATGGAAAAGGCGACGGTAGAAGCGGCGGTGCGCGCCTCGCCTACAAACTCCACCGGCACATTGATGGTACTGCCTTCGGCGGCAGCGGCGTCGGTGCCGCCGAGAAAGGCCCGGCTGCCGTCGTTAGCGCGGATGGTGATGGTGAGCGAGTCGCCGGGGATAACAGTATCGGCGGTGGTGGAAGTCGGGTCCGCCATCGGAACGGGTATGACGATGGTTTCGTCAGGTTCGGCGATGGTGTCGTTAACAACGATCCAATTGGCTATTCCTGAGAGATTGCCCGGTAAAAGGACAGCCAGGATAGGTCCGGTAGAACCGGCCTGACGCCGGAAGTCCGCATCCAGAGTAGCGGTTCCGCCCAAGTCGGAGTCCGATTCCCGGTTGAGCCTCAAGTTTCCAGAGGTCAATCCGCTGACGGTAACTCTGACACTGACCGTGTCGCCCTCGTTTACCTGCACGCCGGGCGTTGCGGGGTCGCGGTCAGGGGTGGCGGAAAGGGTAAGGGTGCGGGAGGTTTGCGCTTCAGCCGACGGTGTGGCGAGCAGGAAAGAGAGGGCGACGAGAACAGCTGCGAAAGCCGCTAACTTGTGCGTAAAATTGTGCATGCGGAGAGGGGAGTCCGGCACTGGGACCCGATGCCCCACAGCGCTCGAAACGCACGAAAATACCGACTTCGTATCGCCGTTTCCCGCGCTTGACATAATCCCCTCCTCCCGTCTGGCGGCCTACCGCTAAGGATTTCAGTCTATAACCCGCACAGAGGGATAGTCAAACCGACGGGTTGCCGGGCCCGGCCCCCGCGCCTCTTTCCTCGCCGCCACCGGGAGGCAAAAAGCCGCCAAGGTGCGCGGCGGGCTTTTCTGCTACGCTTGAGGCGCCAATGGCCTTATACCGCATATGCGAACGGGGGGGCGGCGCCCGTGCCTGAGAAAGCCGAGGGCGAACGGTCCGCCGCCGAGGCGCCCGCGGCGAGGGAGGAAACGGAGACCGAGCTGCAGAGACTGCGCGCGCCGGTGATGCGGGAAATGCGCGGCGTGGATGCGGTCGTTCGGCGCGCATTGCGTTCCGAGGTCGAATTGATACGGCGCCTGGCCCGCTACATCCTGGCCGGCGGCGGCAAGCGCCTGCGGCCGCTGTCGCTGTTGCTGGCGACGCGGCTGTTCGGTTACCGGGGCGAAAAACACCTCACGCTGGCCGCCATCCTGGAGTTCATCCACACGGCCACCCTGCTGCACGACGATGTGGTGGACGCCTCCCTGCTGCGCCGCGGCCGGGTCACCGCCAACCGGCGGTGGGGCAATCAGGCCTGCGTACTGGTAGGGGACTTCCTCTACTCGCGCGCCTTCCAGATGATGGTGGAAGTGGGTTCCATCCGCATCATGGAGGTGCTGGCCGACACGACCAACGCTATCGCCGAAGGCGAAGTGCGGCAGTTGGCGGCCCGCGGCGACCCGGAACTGGACGAGCGGACGTATTTGCAGGTGGTGCGCGCCAAGACCGCCAAACTGTTCGAGGCGGCGGGGAAGCTGGGCGCCATTCTCTGCGACCGTCCGGCCAGGGAAGAACAGGCATTGGCGGGTTACGGCATGCACCTGGGCACTGCCTACCAACTGGTGGACGACGCCTTGGATTACAACGCCTCTGCCGCCGAGATGGGCAAAAATCCAGGGGACGATCTGGCCGAGGGCAAGGTTACGTTGCCGCTCCTGTACGCCTTGCGGCACGGCGACGCCCGGCAACGAGAGTTGATCCGCGCCGTCGTCCGCGGCGATGACCGGGAGCGGGTCGCAGAGGCCGTGACGGCAGTTGCCTCCGGCGGGGGCATTGCCTACACTGTGTCGCGCGCCGAATCGGAGGCGGCAAAAGCGGAATCCCTGTTGCAGGAATTGCCGCGGTCGCCCTACCGCGAGGCCCTGTGCGCCCTGACCCGCTTCGTTGTCAAGCGGCGGGCTTGAGGCCGCGCAGCAACGATCGCAGACGACGCGGGGTGTAGCTCAGCCTGGCAGAGCACTGCCTTCGGGAGGCAGGAGTCGCTGGTTCGAATCCAGTCACCCCGACCAACAATCCCCGCTCGGCGCCCACTCGCTCATCCCCCAGCGGACCGCTACGGATGCCGGCGGCAACGGCAGGCGCTAACCGTTACGCAATCGAAGGGAAGAAAAGCGACTCGCTCTTATCTGCCATTCCTGCGAAACAG includes these proteins:
- a CDS encoding autotransporter outer membrane beta-barrel domain-containing protein produces the protein MHNFTHKLAAFAAVLVALSFLLATPSAEAQTSRTLTLSATPDRDPATPGVQVNEGDTVSVRVTVSGLTSGNLRLNRESDSDLGGTATLDADFRRQAGSTGPILAVLLPGNLSGIANWIVVNDTIAEPDETIVIPVPMADPTSTTADTVIPGDSLTITIRANDGSRAFLGGTDAAAAEGSTINVPVEFVGEARTAASTVAFSIAGTAAAADYAVDASGSAVTFDTATAAGTIVVAHTAASGTIPITITDDAAFESPAETLVVTLTGHTGSGVTGSVDSAARTYTITDDDISRPLAAANPAARAERIKQATAALNQALAAQLAPVIAHRFDPVRDNTLSAGQGETATGDSGATVMLLDLDALAELTAAQLEGLDSISPATESRALLQLLGGSGFSATSDRGGGNTLSLWGRGNYSSLEGEPEEGGNRYDYEGDSYSFYLGLDRRYDEYLLGVAVGYTASDLELREAGAEVKRSDFEGDMVAVYPYAAWQPSGRLSMWLLAGYGQGELEIAERRDGGVYKATSDTDLLLGAAGLSWRLPVTDGLDMLLRLSGAALHGEADGGRFDDGIAYAKTETEAQQLRGAVELGQAFGFKGGGSLRPYLRAGASYDFGDGARDAATGEFGTGFRLRWPRLGLETELEFQARLASKDDRDYWEYTGIGALRYDLGGDRRGLQLALRPSLGLERGLGLDGPGLSGDPSCAPLDGGAFGGTRAPVPGKAGYSGLGLRGELSYGIGDVRLARGMPGLLTLYGTSGVAPGAQRYGGGLRFEAERFALDAGLRHRSGAAADNEFLLDAALRF
- a CDS encoding polyprenyl synthetase family protein, with the translated sequence MRGVDAVVRRALRSEVELIRRLARYILAGGGKRLRPLSLLLATRLFGYRGEKHLTLAAILEFIHTATLLHDDVVDASLLRRGRVTANRRWGNQACVLVGDFLYSRAFQMMVEVGSIRIMEVLADTTNAIAEGEVRQLAARGDPELDERTYLQVVRAKTAKLFEAAGKLGAILCDRPAREEQALAGYGMHLGTAYQLVDDALDYNASAAEMGKNPGDDLAEGKVTLPLLYALRHGDARQRELIRAVVRGDDRERVAEAVTAVASGGGIAYTVSRAESEAAKAESLLQELPRSPYREALCALTRFVVKRRA